The following is a genomic window from Psychrobacter immobilis.
CACGTTTTTGGGATCTTCAGGATCAGCAGAAGTCTCTAACAGGGTAAGCGACAGCAATAGCTCAGGGCGTTTGAGTGCGACACGCTGGGCGACAAACCCGCCCATCGATAACCCTAACAAATGGCACTTATGAATATCTAGTGCCTCTAATAATGCCAATGTATCCTCGGTTAAGGTTTCCATATCATAGCCAGACTTGGTTATTTCAGACTGACCTTGTCCTCGAAAATCAAACGTAATACAGCGATAACCGGCTTTAAAATACTCAACTTGCTTGTCAAATAGGTGTGTATTCCACAGCAGACCATGGGCAAATACCATGACGGGTTTTTGCTTATCGTTTGGCGCGCTGTCTTCATAATAAAGTTCAACATTATTGACATGAATAATTGGCATAACCACTTCCTTGTTGGTTTAATAAATAAAAAATCAGTCTTTTAAAACCTGCCTTCTAGAGCGTGTCTTCATTTTAAAAATGGTGAAAAAAATGAGATAAATTGCTGCCAAACAAGGAAAATAGCACAAATAATATCGAGATATTCATCAGCTATTTGACGCAGTTTGGCAAAATTTAGCCATTTTCAACCCATTTAGAGAATGCTCGATTGAATTGAGGACATGCCTTAGCATAATTCAACCTTTCTACAGATAGTAGCCTTATTTTTGAATGGTAGGTTTAATAATTTTAGTAATATGATAGCAGCAAAAAACACCATACCTGAATCATGTCTTAAGCGCGCACAGATCCTGCTTTTATAATAAGCTCAAACTGCTATAGTATTTGGCATTGCATTATTTGTCACATTTACTGCCAATAGCTAGTGTTACCAAAAACGTTTTATAGAAAACTCAATTAAGGATATCAACCATGTCACACCCTCTCGTCGAATATCAAGTAGAAAACCATATCGCAACCATCACGATGAACGATCCCAAAACACTGAATGCCTTTAGCACAGTGCTCAAAGATGCCATGATGAATGCACTGACGAACGCAGATGAAGATAAAGACGTCAGAGTCATCATCCTGCAAGGCGCAGGCAATAACTTTTCAAGTGGCGGGCATATCGGTGAGATGTTAGAAAACGGCATGGAAAGCGAGGCACTGTCGAATAAGCTAAACTTTATGGTTGGCGAAGTCGCTGAGATTAGCTTAAAGTTGCGTAATATTCATAAGCCTATTATCGCCAAATTAGAAGGTGCCGTCGCTGGTGCTGGCATGAACTTGGCACTGACTTGTGATTTTCGCGTAGCCGCTGACAATGCCAAATTCGTGCAAGCCTTTGTCAATATCGGTCTAATACCAGATGCTGGCGGCATTTATTTACTGAATCAATTGATCGGTGTGGCAAAAACCACTGAGATGGTCATGCTTGGCGATAAACTCAAAGCGGAAGATATGGCACGCTTAAACTTGGTGAATGAGGTCGTCAGTAGCGACGAGCTGGATGCTAGCGTATTGGCATTGGCAACGCGCCTGAGCAATCTGCCCGGAAAAGCATTGGCGTCAATGAAGCATATGATTAACACGCACGCTTATATGGGTCTCAATGAAGCGCTCGATATGGAAGTGGATCAACAGACCATGCTTGCTAAAACGGATGATTTTAAAGAAGGTATTACCGCCTTTATGGAAAAACGTAAGCCAGTTTATCAAGGTAAATAATAACCTGATCACACTCTGTTTTGCACTATCATCAAAAAGGCTGCCTAATGGCAGCCTTTTATTTTTGGGTCATACAGTATCAAGAAAATTCTGTATTAAGCATATCTTTAAGTAACACTTTTAACTCTTAAGAATCAGAGGCTGTCTTATAGTGATGCGGTAAGGTAAATATCTTGTCAAAACCCAAGGTAAAGATAAAGGTATAAACCAAGAAAAATAGCAGTAACGCCGCTTCCATCATAAAAGCTTTGATTAAGCCAACGTCATACCAAATCATATAAAGTGGTAAGCAAATCAATACCAATCCGCCTTCAAACCCTAATGCATGCGCACTGCGAATGAGTAAGGTACGCTTTGCCACATGCTTGCGACGTTCCCACGCTTCAAAAGCTGTATTGTATAAGAAGTTCCAAATCACTGCTGCCAATGACACCATCACAGCAACTGGTAAGGATTCTGCCGCGTCGCTACCGCTCAGCTTCATCAATACGAAAGTAGAAGAAATGATAGCGATAAGCTCGAAAATAGTCACATAGACGATACGACGTTTGAGTGGGGATAAAGTAATCAACCAAGACTCCAAAGCACCTGTAGTTAAACAGCAAAGTGCATATCAAAGTATCGGTCCGTCCCGAGATAGAAAAGAGAGGTAAAATGCAGAGCCACGGTTTCCGCCTGCCCCTATATTATACATAAGATAGCGTAGAAAATCAGCCAGTGCATTTATATAGAAGCGTAAACAGATTTATTAACCATTTAACCT
Proteins encoded in this region:
- a CDS encoding enoyl-CoA hydratase/isomerase family protein, whose protein sequence is MSHPLVEYQVENHIATITMNDPKTLNAFSTVLKDAMMNALTNADEDKDVRVIILQGAGNNFSSGGHIGEMLENGMESEALSNKLNFMVGEVAEISLKLRNIHKPIIAKLEGAVAGAGMNLALTCDFRVAADNAKFVQAFVNIGLIPDAGGIYLLNQLIGVAKTTEMVMLGDKLKAEDMARLNLVNEVVSSDELDASVLALATRLSNLPGKALASMKHMINTHAYMGLNEALDMEVDQQTMLAKTDDFKEGITAFMEKRKPVYQGK
- a CDS encoding PACE efflux transporter, producing the protein MITLSPLKRRIVYVTIFELIAIISSTFVLMKLSGSDAAESLPVAVMVSLAAVIWNFLYNTAFEAWERRKHVAKRTLLIRSAHALGFEGGLVLICLPLYMIWYDVGLIKAFMMEAALLLFFLVYTFIFTLGFDKIFTLPHHYKTASDS